One Mycolicibacterium crocinum DNA window includes the following coding sequences:
- a CDS encoding MFS transporter, with translation MQQQPAPTKSVASNVIRGSLGNLIEWYDWYAYAAFSVYFASVFFPSGNQTAQLLNTAGIFAVGFLVRPLGGWVFGRYADRFGRRAALTLSVLLMGAGSLGIAVLPGYAQIGTLSPILLVVLRLLQGLSLGGEYGTSATYLSEVASPHRRGFYSSFQYVTLTSGQLLALGVQIILQQLLTSAQLHAWGWRIAFVIGAAAALTVMWLRRKMDESENFTLAAEEYTERGTLRLLLRYPKECLTVVGLTLGGTIAFYTFTTYMQKFMINTTGLPKEQVTWINFVALVIFVCLQPAFGALSDRVGRRTLLIGFGVSTTLFTVPLLYAVANTDSAMTAFVLMMAGLLMVSGYTSINAVVKAELFPARIRALGVGLPYALTVAIFGGSTEYVALWLKNAGHEAWFFYYVAAAALISLVVYVFMGESSKRSQLEREALELSELESGSRPAPSGDKG, from the coding sequence ATGCAGCAGCAACCAGCACCGACAAAGTCGGTGGCAAGCAACGTCATTCGCGGCTCGCTGGGCAACCTCATCGAATGGTATGACTGGTACGCGTATGCGGCATTCAGTGTCTACTTCGCGAGCGTGTTCTTCCCGTCGGGAAATCAGACCGCCCAGCTACTGAACACCGCGGGAATCTTCGCAGTCGGCTTCCTGGTCCGGCCTCTGGGCGGTTGGGTTTTCGGCCGGTACGCCGACCGGTTCGGGCGCCGCGCCGCACTGACACTGTCTGTGCTTCTGATGGGTGCCGGCTCACTGGGGATCGCGGTACTGCCGGGCTACGCGCAGATCGGCACGCTCTCGCCGATCCTGCTGGTCGTCCTGCGGCTGCTGCAAGGCTTGTCGCTGGGCGGCGAATATGGCACGTCGGCAACGTATCTCAGCGAAGTCGCCTCCCCCCACCGGCGCGGCTTCTACTCGTCGTTTCAATACGTCACGCTCACCAGCGGCCAACTGTTGGCGCTCGGCGTCCAGATCATCCTGCAGCAGTTGCTCACCTCGGCCCAGTTGCATGCGTGGGGATGGCGGATCGCTTTCGTCATCGGGGCCGCCGCCGCACTGACCGTCATGTGGCTGCGGCGCAAGATGGACGAGTCGGAGAACTTCACCCTTGCCGCCGAGGAATACACCGAGCGCGGCACACTGCGACTGCTCCTGCGCTACCCGAAGGAGTGCTTGACCGTCGTCGGATTGACCCTCGGCGGCACGATCGCGTTCTACACCTTCACCACCTACATGCAGAAATTCATGATCAACACCACTGGCCTGCCCAAGGAGCAGGTCACGTGGATCAACTTCGTCGCACTGGTGATCTTCGTGTGCCTTCAGCCGGCGTTCGGGGCACTCTCCGACCGCGTGGGCCGGCGCACGTTGCTGATCGGATTCGGCGTGAGTACAACACTATTCACTGTTCCTCTGCTCTACGCCGTGGCAAACACCGATTCTGCGATGACCGCATTCGTCCTGATGATGGCGGGGCTTCTGATGGTGTCCGGGTATACGTCGATCAACGCGGTGGTGAAAGCGGAGTTGTTCCCGGCCCGTATCCGCGCCTTGGGTGTTGGCCTTCCGTATGCGTTGACAGTTGCAATCTTCGGCGGCAGCACCGAGTACGTCGCACTGTGGCTGAAGAATGCCGGGCACGAAGCGTGGTTCTTCTACTACGTGGCCGCAGCCGCGCTTATTTCCCTGGTGGTCTACGTCTTCATGGGCGAGTCGTCGAAGCGTTCACAGCTGGAGCGTGAAGCACTCGAACTCAGCGAGCTCGAATCAGGTTCTCGCCCTGCGCCTTCCGGTGACAAGGGCTGA
- a CDS encoding alpha/beta fold hydrolase yields MPTLLTRVGPVAYSDDGTGPVLVLLHAALHDRHDFDAIVPRLADGYRVIAVDWPGHGDSPAPSSTPSASLYADVLEDLVAALDLPPAVFIGSSVGGFAAGRLAITQPERVAGLVLVDTGGFLGGRLSNAYCRFLGTPAVMRRVLPRFVRSYLRAQSANDEAVLRRVTERACTPDGVAMTAALWRSFAAPESDLRERAAQINAPTLIVWGEHDTAIPLRFGRATQRTIAGSRLEVLATGHLPFSSQPQRFLGTLESFLRELQPLSPEGAGREPDSSSLSSSASRSSCERFDDSPMKT; encoded by the coding sequence ATGCCCACTCTCCTGACCCGGGTAGGCCCGGTGGCGTACTCCGATGACGGCACCGGACCCGTGCTCGTTCTGTTGCACGCCGCATTGCACGACCGCCATGATTTCGATGCGATCGTGCCAAGGCTCGCTGACGGCTATCGGGTTATCGCCGTCGACTGGCCGGGACACGGCGATTCGCCGGCACCGTCGTCGACGCCGAGCGCGTCGCTCTACGCCGACGTTCTCGAAGATCTGGTCGCCGCACTGGACCTCCCACCGGCGGTCTTCATCGGCAGTTCGGTCGGCGGGTTCGCCGCGGGCCGCCTCGCTATCACCCAACCCGAGCGGGTCGCCGGTCTGGTCCTCGTCGACACCGGCGGTTTCCTCGGCGGACGTTTGTCGAACGCCTACTGCCGGTTCCTCGGAACACCCGCTGTGATGCGCAGGGTCTTACCGCGATTCGTCCGCAGCTATCTACGGGCCCAAAGCGCCAATGACGAAGCTGTGCTGCGGCGGGTCACCGAGAGGGCCTGCACTCCTGATGGCGTCGCCATGACGGCCGCCTTGTGGCGCAGTTTCGCGGCCCCGGAGTCCGATCTGCGTGAACGTGCCGCACAGATCAACGCACCGACGCTGATCGTGTGGGGCGAACACGATACGGCGATCCCGCTCCGTTTCGGCCGGGCCACCCAACGGACCATTGCCGGCTCGCGGCTCGAGGTGCTCGCCACCGGGCACCTGCCGTTCTCATCTCAACCGCAGCGGTTCCTCGGGACGCTCGAGTCCTTCCTTCGTGAGCTTCAGCCCTTGTCACCGGAAGGCGCAGGGCGAGAACCTGATTCGAGCTCGCTGAGTTCGAGTGCTTCACGCTCCAGCTGTGAACGCTTCGACGACTCGCCCATGAAGACGTAG
- a CDS encoding TetR/AcrR family transcriptional regulator: MSPQQAVTRKAAAAATRTKLIDSGLRLAERTGLTGLSVNLLVDEAGVSKGTFFHHFGDRASYLLALHREFHDRIAEHIDQTISDLPPGRERLLAGATAYLDMCLQQRGIRALLLEARAEPAVAQEITRRNAEFAHRCEPDFAALGRRHPLESAQLAVAMTAEAALIELASGSEVRAVRAALEEFFG, encoded by the coding sequence GTGTCGCCACAACAGGCAGTTACCCGCAAGGCCGCGGCAGCCGCCACCAGAACCAAACTCATCGACTCGGGGCTGCGCCTGGCCGAACGGACCGGGCTCACCGGGCTGAGCGTGAACCTTCTGGTCGACGAGGCCGGCGTGTCGAAAGGCACCTTCTTCCACCACTTCGGCGACCGGGCGAGTTACCTGCTGGCGTTGCATCGCGAATTCCACGACCGCATTGCCGAGCACATCGACCAGACGATCAGCGACCTCCCTCCGGGCCGGGAACGGCTGCTCGCCGGTGCGACCGCCTATCTCGATATGTGCCTGCAGCAGCGCGGAATTCGCGCACTACTGCTCGAAGCGCGCGCCGAACCGGCGGTCGCGCAGGAGATCACCCGACGCAACGCCGAGTTCGCGCACAGGTGTGAGCCGGACTTCGCCGCGCTGGGACGCCGGCATCCGCTGGAAAGTGCGCAGCTGGCGGTCGCCATGACCGCGGAGGCGGCGTTGATCGAGTTGGCCAGCGGGTCCGAGGTCCGGGCGGTGCGCGCCGCGCTCGAAGAATTCTTCGGCTGA